Genomic DNA from uncultured Acetobacterium sp.:
CTTGGATGAACTGCAGCGCCCAAATTCATAAAGATACTTGGCATGATAAAACTGAAGCCAATGCCGGCAATGGTTGTGCCAATATACATAAATGCAATGCTGTTTCCCAAACCAATACTGGCCATGGCAACTGCTAAAAGTACAACACCGACTGGCATGGTATTACTTTTGAAAATACCGAATATTTTTGCGAAAATCAATCCACCAAGCATTCCACCAACTGTGAACATGGTTAAAACAAGCGCTGCATCACCAGCAGTACCCATACCGCTGACAGCAATAATTGTTGACATATTAACCAGCATTGGGTAGATGAGAATCATCATAAAGAAAATTAGACCGGCAAATACGAATACGGCGCCTGGTAGTTTTGGCTTTGCTTCGCCAGCAGCTTGAGCTGGAGCTTTAGCTGGCTCTGGCAGAAACAGAATAATAATTAAGGTTAGGATACCTAATCCGTGAATCAGGAAAGCATATTCCCAGGAAATTGTTGCGGCAAACCCGCCAAGCAATTGGAAAAGAATACCACCAACGTTAGCAACAACGTTACTTAAACCCATCATCTGGGCTCGAGTTTCACCATCAAAGAAAGCGATGATTAGCGCAGCACCAAGCGGTGTGACAATCCCAAGACCGATCCCAAAGATCGCACGAACTGCCAGGATTGCAGTAAAGCTGGAAGTGGTCATGAAATAAGGTGCCATACCACCACCGATAAAGAGAATCATACCGATAATTAACAACGTTTTGTATTTAACCGCACCACCGGCTAGTCGACCGGAAATGAGTGTTGCCGGTACAGACATCAGTACCGCCAAGGTTGATACAAGTAATAGAGTTGTAAATGGAACAGACGGGAAGGCAGCAGCAATATTAGCAATTGCTGGCGTAATGGTACCAACACCCATTTGCACAAAGAATACAGACAAAACAGCAACTTTTAAAAATGTCTTATTTTTCATAATTTCACCTCTTCTTCAGAATATCTCTCAAAATTGAATTTGAAAGACGTTAATTTTTATCAATAACCGTAGTTTCAAAACACGGTTATGACAATACAGCTACACTGAAAATGCTGCACTGGTTTAAAATAACAAGTTTAGTAATAAATGCGAAACATTTTTTACTTTGCGACTCAGTGCTAACGGCAAAGTAATTAGTTTTATCCGTTGACCCTCCTTTTTGAAAGATTTTCCATACAAGGTACAATAGTTATTTATAACCTTTGAATGAAATTAATTATGGTTTTTGGTATTTATAGCATACACTCATAGCAATATTTTAATTACTGAGTGTCGTTATAAGTGAGAATTTACAAATAGGGCAAGCGTTTACATAATAAGCGCTAAGACCGTGATTGGTTAAACTATCATCAGGAAGTAACTTCGATATTAACCAGAGGTCTGATTGAATGTAAGAAATACGCTCTAAAACTCAATGATAGTGCACATTATTGATAGTAGTCAGAAAGCACATACTAATTAAATTATCTGCAATTAATATTAGTTATGTTTAAACATGGTTTGATAATAGCATGATAAACAGCGTTTGTCCAGCATAAAATATATAAAAATTGCAAATTACGAAAAAAAGCATAAAAATATCAATTGATAAACGTTTAAAACATAAAACAAACTGTATTTACAGTTGGGAGAATGAAGGAATAGATGGAATAGTTTAAAGAATGATCAAAATATTAATTGAAGTTAAATTATATATTTGAGAAATTAGAAAAAAAGCGTAGTGACAATTCACTACGCTGATATTGCAGATGTCTAAAATTATGTTTATATGGAAGAGATGACTGAAAAGTTTTTTTCGATACGAACAGAAAACTTTTTTTCAATTTCATAGGATTCATTAATAACATGATTGTTTTGTTCAGGATCAATCCCCATATTGGTCAGCAACAGATGAATACTGGCATTAATGAAATCTTGAGAAGAACAATCGATTAGTCCGGCATCATAGGCAAGATTGATCCCTTGAGTAGCTCCGGCACTGGCATAAGAAATAAAAGCTATTTCAAATTCACTGTAATGAAGACCACAACTCAGTGCCAGCTTGCGATAAAAATCGGTTACAATACTTTGCTCTTTATAGAGAACATTTTCACCCAGCAGATCATAATAAAAACGGCTGAAATTTTTATTAAATCGCATATTGTTATTTAACACCCGCCATTCGACGGCGGTTTGTAATAAAAGTGTGGTTTCGATATTTAATTCTGTTAATTTTTCAGAAACCCGGGATTTGATGGAAGACATAATGTCATTGTATACTTCAATTCCCAAACCACCCTTAGAACCATAATAATAATTAATCAGCCCAACATTTGCACCGGATTCTTTAGCGATTTTCAGGCAGGTGGTATTGGTGTAACCATTCTCATAAAATAAAGCTTTAGAAGCTTCGTAGATTTTCTCTTTTGTTTCTTTGCCAACCTTATATTTTCCCATATCTTACTCTCTATTTCTATATTTTAGTTAAGTTTAAAATTACGTTTATTCATTTTTTAAAGCATAACATATTTCATTGTGAAAAACAAGACAAAGGAAGTGAAAAAAACTTTCTTGACTTAATTGGCACGGTATGATAAATTAATATTGCATTTAGTACTTTAGTAGTTTACTAAATTACTAAAGTACTAAATGCAATAATGAAATGAGGATAAAAATGAAAATTCCAACAACACTTAAACATAAGCCAGTGATCGTCTCAGAGGATTACGATAAAATAGACGGTCGAGATATCAAATCGGATGCCAAGGGGTTATCGGTCGGACTGGCGCAGTGGAATGATCGGGGAAAGGTCGATATATCAGCTAAAATATGGCGCTATACTGGCGAAAAATGGTCTCGTCAGTCCGAAGAAATGCCACTGCATCGGGTCATCGATCTGGCTATATTTGTTTGCCGCGCCAAGCAGTATTTCAGAGAAGCTTATCAATATGAAAAATTATATGATGAAAATCAAACCCAAATTGATCGCATTGCCTTACAAGGGGGAGCTATGAATGTTTCTGTCTGCATGGATAATCCTTTTTTAGATGAAGATATCAAAATGGTGGCTGAAGTGCTTCAACAGGATGATGAGCTTTTAGGAGAGCGCCTAGCCAGATTGGCAGGGATTTTAAAAGAAATGGGTTATTAGAATGAGAAAAAGCGAAACGAAGAAAGAAATTATCACGGCCTATAAAGAGAAGAAATCGGTTGGTGGGATTTATATTATTCGAAATACCCGATCAGGCAAACTGTTTTTGGATGCAACGCCAAATATTGTCGGGATTGAGAATCGATTTGAGTTTTCTAAAAAAACGAAATTATGTTTTACCATCAAACTCCAAAAAGAATGGACACCGGAAAACAGTGACGATTTCACGATTGAAATATTGGAAGAATTGGAAATGAGGGCTGATCAAACCAAGAAGTCATTCAAAGAAGATCTTGAAATTCTTAAAAAAATGTGGCAGGAAAAACTTGTCGGGGAATGTTTTTATTAAATCAATTCACAAAAATATTTTGATAAGTGCACAAAAAAGAGAAACCGGTTTAGTGTCGGTTTCTCTTTTGCAGGTGTCACAATATTTAAGGATCAGTGTTTATTCCAGACGATTAATTCTGCGCCAACCACTGACGATTAATAGCAATAGCTTTTCTGACCTGTTCTTCGGCAGGCCCGCCGATAATATTACGCTGATTTACACAGACATTTAAGTCAATGGCTTCAAAAATAGTTCCATCAAAAACTGGGGAAACACTCTGATATTCTTCCAATGTCAGTTCATCCAGACTTTTCTGCTCTTCCAGGGCAAAGAATACTAGCTTGCCGATGATTTCATGGGCATCACGAAAGGCAACGCCATGTTTTACCAGCCAATCGGCAGCATCGGTAGCATTAGAAAATCCGCCCGCCGCAGCCTTTTTCATCGTGTCTTTATTGACGGTTAAGGTTTTGATCATTTTGGCAAAGGTGATCAGGCAGATGTTAATGGTATCGTAGCTATCAAAAACCGGCTCTTTATCTTCCTGCATATCCTTATTGTAAGCCAAAGGAATCCCCTTCATGGTGGTTAACAGACCCATTAAATTTCCATAAACCCGTCCGGTTTTGCCGCGAACCAACTCGGCGATATCCGGGTTTTTTTTCTGGGGCATGATGCTACTGCCGGTACTGAAGGCGTCATCCAGGGTAATAAAATTAAACTCACTACTGCACCAGAGAATAATTTCTTCGGAAAAACGACTGAGGTGCATCATTAAAACAGAGGCGGCTTCCAGAAAATCAAGACAGAAATCCCGGTCGGAAACGCCATCCAGACTGTTAAGTGATACGGCAGAGAATTTTAGTTCCTGAGCAACCGATTCCCGATCCAGTGGATAAGTAGTGGTTGCCAACGCTCCGGAGCCCAGCGGCAGGGTGTCGGTCATGGCTTTAACCTGGGTCATTCGGATCATGTCCCGTTTAAACATTTCCACATAGGCCATCAAGTGATGGCTGAAGGTAATCGGTTGAGCCCGCTGTAAGTGAGTATAACCCGGCATAATGGTATTGGTGTGATCTTCGGCCAGATCCAGCAGGGTAATGACAAGATTCTGGATTAATAATTTGCTGTCGGCAGCAATTTCTTTAACATAAAGACGCATATCGGTGGCCACCTGATCGTTTCGGCTGCGGCCAGTATGGAGTTTTTTCCCGACATCACCGATCCGTTCGGTGAGAATCGCTTCCACATTCATATGAATATCTTCCATGGCAACAGAAAATTCAATTTGTCCGGCTTCAATGTCCAGTAAGATTTCTTCCAGCGTTTTAATAATCAGTTCGGACTCTTCGGGATCAATGATATTCTGTTTCCCCAGCATCCGGGCATGGGCAATACTTCCGGTGATATCCTGCTTATATAAGCGTTGATCAAAAGAAATAGACGAGTTAAAATCATCAGTTAAAAGGTCGGTTTTTTTAGAAAACCGACCTCCCCACATTTTTTTCATGATATTTTATTCCCCTTTTTCTTCTCGGCTGAGTCGCATTAAAGCACGAACCTTAAGCGGTAAGCCAAATAAATGAATAAAGCCTTCGGCATCTTTATGATCATATAAATCGCCGGTGGTAAAGCTGGCAATTTCGGCATTATAAAGTGAGTATGGTGAGCTCACGCCGATCAGGATAATATTGCCTTTATAGAGTTTTAAGCGAACATTTCCGGTAACGGTTTTTTGGGTTTCATCCACAAAAGCAGTCAGCGCTTCGCGAAGCGGCGTATACCATTCGCCATTATAGGCTAATTCGGCAAATTTAACGGCGGCCTGTTGTTTAAAGCCAAAGGTTTGACGATCCAGACACATATGCTCCAATTCTTCATGAGCATTGTAGAGGATTGAACCGCCGGGAGTTTCATAAATCCCTCGGGATTTCATGCCAACCACCCGGTTTTCAATTAAATCTACTACCCCAATGCTGTGACGTCCGCCGATGATATTGAGTTGTTCCAGCAGCTCGCGGCCGGAAAGTTCAACGCCGTTTAATCGGACCGGAATACCTTCTTCAAAGTCAAGACTGACAATTTCAGCTTCATCTGGGGCTTCTTCAAGAGGGGTTGTCATTTGCAGTAGTTTTTTATATTGTGGTTCCAAAGAAGGATCTTCCAATTCCAGACCTTCATGACTCATATGTAAGATGTTTTTATCACGGCTGTAGCTATTGCTGATCGACATCGGCACCTTGATATCATGCATGACACAATAGTCCATGGCATCTTCTCGGGATTTAATATCCCAAATTCGCCAGGGGGCAATGATTTTTAATTGTGGTGCCAAAGCGCCAATCGTCAGTTCAAAACGAACCTGGTCATTTCCTTTACCGGTAGCGCCATGACAAATGGCTTCAGCGCCTTCCAGTTCTGCATATTTTACCAGAACCTTGGCAATTAAGGGACGAGCCAGGGAAGTCCCTAACAAATATTTTTTCTCATAAATAGCGTCAGCTTTAAGGGCAGGCCAGACAAAATCTTCCACAAACTCATCGGTAACGTCTTCTATATATAACTTGCTGGCTCCGGAAGCAAGGGCTCGTTCTTCAAGGCCTTCCAGTTCGGTTCCCTGTCCGACATCTACACACACGGCGATAACGTCGTAGTCATAGGTGTTTTTAAGCCATGGTATAATCGTTGTGGTATCTAATCCACCGGAATAGGCAAGAATTACTTTTTTCTTCAATTTTATATCCTCCTGAAAATTATCACTCTGTATAATCTATTTAATTACATGAATGATTATACAATCATTTTATAGGAAATGCAAGTATAAAAAGAAAAAAAATAGAATTAGTTAATAATTATGCATAAAAACGCTTGATTATACATAAAATGTCTTGTATAATACAGAAATAACTTATTAATTAATTTCACAAACTAACAGACAGATAACATTTATTTTGGTAAAATAAGTGTTTCAAGAAGTATTTGTGACAAGAATATTGAGGTTGTAGACAAACGACTGTACCGATTAAATATCGACACGATCAAAATAACCCTGTTTGTCTAGACTCTTACTATTCTTAAGTGAATGTGTTAAGAAAGGATGATGAAATGATTAAAGCATCTGTTATTGGAGGAACTGGTTACGCAGGACAGGAACTGATCCGCATTTTAATGCGGCACCCGGAAGTTGAAGTGGTGACCATCGGAACCCGGAGTTAT
This window encodes:
- the argH gene encoding argininosuccinate lyase; translation: MKKMWGGRFSKKTDLLTDDFNSSISFDQRLYKQDITGSIAHARMLGKQNIIDPEESELIIKTLEEILLDIEAGQIEFSVAMEDIHMNVEAILTERIGDVGKKLHTGRSRNDQVATDMRLYVKEIAADSKLLIQNLVITLLDLAEDHTNTIMPGYTHLQRAQPITFSHHLMAYVEMFKRDMIRMTQVKAMTDTLPLGSGALATTTYPLDRESVAQELKFSAVSLNSLDGVSDRDFCLDFLEAASVLMMHLSRFSEEIILWCSSEFNFITLDDAFSTGSSIMPQKKNPDIAELVRGKTGRVYGNLMGLLTTMKGIPLAYNKDMQEDKEPVFDSYDTINICLITFAKMIKTLTVNKDTMKKAAAGGFSNATDAADWLVKHGVAFRDAHEIIGKLVFFALEEQKSLDELTLEEYQSVSPVFDGTIFEAIDLNVCVNQRNIIGGPAEEQVRKAIAINRQWLAQN
- a CDS encoding DUF6530 family protein, whose amino-acid sequence is MKIPTTLKHKPVIVSEDYDKIDGRDIKSDAKGLSVGLAQWNDRGKVDISAKIWRYTGEKWSRQSEEMPLHRVIDLAIFVCRAKQYFREAYQYEKLYDENQTQIDRIALQGGAMNVSVCMDNPFLDEDIKMVAEVLQQDDELLGERLARLAGILKEMGY
- a CDS encoding TetR/AcrR family transcriptional regulator, which produces MGKYKVGKETKEKIYEASKALFYENGYTNTTCLKIAKESGANVGLINYYYGSKGGLGIEVYNDIMSSIKSRVSEKLTELNIETTLLLQTAVEWRVLNNNMRFNKNFSRFYYDLLGENVLYKEQSIVTDFYRKLALSCGLHYSEFEIAFISYASAGATQGINLAYDAGLIDCSSQDFINASIHLLLTNMGIDPEQNNHVINESYEIEKKFSVRIEKNFSVISSI
- a CDS encoding argininosuccinate synthase, with amino-acid sequence MKKKVILAYSGGLDTTTIIPWLKNTYDYDVIAVCVDVGQGTELEGLEERALASGASKLYIEDVTDEFVEDFVWPALKADAIYEKKYLLGTSLARPLIAKVLVKYAELEGAEAICHGATGKGNDQVRFELTIGALAPQLKIIAPWRIWDIKSREDAMDYCVMHDIKVPMSISNSYSRDKNILHMSHEGLELEDPSLEPQYKKLLQMTTPLEEAPDEAEIVSLDFEEGIPVRLNGVELSGRELLEQLNIIGGRHSIGVVDLIENRVVGMKSRGIYETPGGSILYNAHEELEHMCLDRQTFGFKQQAAVKFAELAYNGEWYTPLREALTAFVDETQKTVTGNVRLKLYKGNIILIGVSSPYSLYNAEIASFTTGDLYDHKDAEGFIHLFGLPLKVRALMRLSREEKGE
- a CDS encoding GIY-YIG nuclease family protein, with amino-acid sequence MRKSETKKEIITAYKEKKSVGGIYIIRNTRSGKLFLDATPNIVGIENRFEFSKKTKLCFTIKLQKEWTPENSDDFTIEILEELEMRADQTKKSFKEDLEILKKMWQEKLVGECFY
- a CDS encoding MFS transporter, with the translated sequence MKNKTFLKVAVLSVFFVQMGVGTITPAIANIAAAFPSVPFTTLLLVSTLAVLMSVPATLISGRLAGGAVKYKTLLIIGMILFIGGGMAPYFMTTSSFTAILAVRAIFGIGLGIVTPLGAALIIAFFDGETRAQMMGLSNVVANVGGILFQLLGGFAATISWEYAFLIHGLGILTLIIILFLPEPAKAPAQAAGEAKPKLPGAVFVFAGLIFFMMILIYPMLVNMSTIIAVSGMGTAGDAALVLTMFTVGGMLGGLIFAKIFGIFKSNTMPVGVVLLAVAMASIGLGNSIAFMYIGTTIAGIGFSFIMPSIFMNLGAAVHPSQMPTASGIVMASMNVGGFCSAYFFAILAGIMGVDMTVTIKFPFYISMIAFAVIAVALLFIKPKQQSVPQPE